The Sphingopyxis fribergensis genome contains a region encoding:
- a CDS encoding DUF2339 domain-containing protein, which produces MFDFLAFLAIVILFVLLMDTRGRLKRAEATLMEAAKRIGALQRGAAPPPTRDDVVTEMATAVPDIAAPAQRTPAIPADASSPAALSSDPVATPGTIEAPPSPAAAAAPSPKPEPAPAPSGPPLSLASRFENLFGKTLPIWAGGLTLAIAGVLIVRYAIDAGFFARVFTPGVQIVAGLLFGLGLIGGAEYAWRNEEKLRDVRVPQALSGAGIATLYAAIMVAANVYQLIGPLLAFLSLALITAAALGLSLRFGPPSALLGLAGGLAAPAMVGAVEPNIPMLAVYLALTIAGLTGVARARRWPWLALAALIGGIGWGLWMVLASTALDVVASLSIGGFVLLLAIALPMMAFDGPRSTLLRTASAVVGAVQLALLVGYGGFAPLHWGLFILIAAAGQWLAWRERDFAIVPAISLLLSLALLVAWPDPTLFWFGLIGLSLLAVHALPLLLRMWALPKSLRPTLELCVIALAGAPLTKWHFWGVSDGTLALVALGGALLASAGIVRGWSVEGRTGENRFAWLAAATGTLLALAIILVIPAWLAPLGIAAVATALLFFGKAALDPRIERVAAGFVGAALIALVATPRALVELPRLVEGADGADGMGILRWAGLTAAALLFAFRAEGAIVRRLGQIAAALFAYGAFAQFLPANILMLVPALGGAATLLATHRIAFNRVDGAAASLAALSLAWAALPIGIWSTKASLSLVGVPMQFDVALLTIEPLLLRLLLPALLFAIPVWLTRDALPRWLWIAAISLAAIVGGVAIHSLYRLGFAAVAGDDFAATGILQRLIWEALLIGAGWFAMGRGLNGAARPLVVAGAAHALFYGLILHNPLWSAQAVGAWPFVNLLAPLFLLPWLGLMRMPAFFAKAPASFDRAIQIATMLLALGFAWATLRQLFHGSLLAQPGVTDAENILRSILILALALGFLLWGIRAKRHDWRIASLVLMIGAAGKVFLFDASGLEGLARIGSFVALGFSLIGIGWLYSRQLAPDRDNAAPTAV; this is translated from the coding sequence TTGTTCGACTTCCTCGCATTTCTTGCCATCGTCATCTTGTTCGTCCTGTTGATGGACACGCGCGGTCGGCTGAAGCGGGCCGAAGCTACGCTGATGGAGGCGGCAAAACGGATCGGGGCATTGCAGCGCGGGGCCGCGCCGCCCCCGACCCGGGATGACGTCGTTACGGAGATGGCGACGGCCGTCCCCGACATCGCCGCTCCCGCACAGCGCACGCCCGCTATCCCCGCCGATGCGTCGTCGCCCGCCGCGCTGTCATCCGATCCCGTGGCGACGCCGGGCACCATTGAAGCGCCGCCTTCGCCCGCAGCCGCCGCCGCGCCCTCCCCGAAGCCGGAGCCCGCACCTGCCCCGTCCGGACCGCCGCTCAGCCTCGCGTCGCGCTTTGAAAATCTGTTCGGAAAGACGCTGCCGATCTGGGCCGGCGGGCTCACCCTCGCGATCGCCGGCGTATTGATCGTCCGCTATGCAATCGATGCCGGCTTCTTCGCGCGCGTCTTCACGCCGGGCGTCCAGATCGTCGCAGGGCTGTTGTTCGGGCTCGGCCTGATCGGCGGCGCCGAATATGCTTGGCGGAACGAGGAAAAGTTACGCGACGTGCGCGTCCCGCAGGCGCTCTCGGGCGCAGGCATCGCGACGCTTTATGCCGCGATCATGGTCGCCGCGAACGTCTATCAGCTGATCGGGCCGCTGCTCGCCTTTCTGTCGCTCGCGCTGATCACCGCCGCGGCGCTCGGCCTGTCACTCCGCTTCGGGCCGCCCAGCGCGCTGCTCGGCCTTGCGGGCGGGCTCGCGGCGCCGGCGATGGTCGGGGCGGTCGAGCCCAATATTCCGATGCTCGCGGTCTATCTCGCGCTGACGATCGCGGGGCTCACCGGGGTCGCGCGCGCGCGGCGCTGGCCGTGGCTCGCGCTCGCGGCGTTGATCGGCGGGATCGGATGGGGGCTGTGGATGGTCCTTGCGAGTACCGCGCTCGATGTCGTCGCGTCGCTCTCGATCGGCGGCTTCGTCCTTCTCCTCGCCATCGCGCTGCCGATGATGGCGTTCGACGGGCCACGCTCGACATTGCTACGCACCGCCTCTGCGGTCGTCGGTGCGGTCCAGCTGGCGCTGCTCGTCGGCTATGGGGGCTTCGCGCCGCTTCATTGGGGCCTGTTCATATTGATCGCCGCCGCGGGACAATGGCTGGCCTGGCGCGAACGCGATTTTGCGATCGTTCCGGCCATCAGCCTGCTGCTTTCGCTCGCGCTGCTGGTGGCGTGGCCCGATCCGACGCTTTTCTGGTTCGGCCTGATCGGACTGTCGTTGCTGGCTGTCCATGCCCTCCCGCTGCTGTTGCGGATGTGGGCGCTCCCCAAAAGCCTGCGCCCGACGCTCGAGCTTTGCGTAATCGCGCTTGCGGGCGCGCCCCTCACCAAATGGCATTTTTGGGGCGTCAGCGACGGGACACTCGCGCTGGTAGCGCTGGGCGGCGCGCTGCTGGCCTCCGCCGGAATCGTGCGCGGCTGGAGCGTTGAAGGGCGGACAGGCGAAAACCGCTTCGCGTGGCTGGCAGCGGCGACGGGCACCCTTCTCGCGCTCGCTATTATCCTCGTCATTCCCGCCTGGCTGGCGCCGCTTGGCATCGCCGCGGTTGCAACCGCATTGCTCTTCTTCGGCAAGGCCGCGCTCGATCCGCGCATCGAACGTGTCGCGGCGGGTTTCGTCGGCGCCGCGCTCATCGCGCTGGTCGCGACACCGCGCGCTCTGGTCGAACTGCCGCGACTGGTCGAGGGCGCCGATGGCGCGGACGGCATGGGGATCCTCCGCTGGGCCGGCCTGACCGCCGCCGCGCTGCTGTTCGCGTTTCGCGCAGAAGGCGCGATCGTCCGCCGGCTGGGTCAGATTGCCGCGGCCCTGTTCGCTTACGGCGCGTTCGCGCAGTTCCTCCCCGCCAACATATTGATGCTCGTTCCGGCACTAGGCGGAGCCGCGACGCTTCTTGCTACCCATCGCATCGCCTTCAACCGCGTCGATGGCGCGGCCGCCAGCCTTGCCGCGCTCAGCCTCGCCTGGGCCGCCCTCCCGATTGGCATCTGGTCGACAAAAGCATCGCTGTCGCTCGTCGGCGTCCCGATGCAATTCGATGTCGCGCTGCTCACGATCGAGCCGTTGCTGCTGCGTCTGCTGCTCCCCGCTCTGCTATTCGCGATACCGGTGTGGCTGACCCGCGATGCGCTCCCTCGCTGGCTGTGGATCGCGGCCATCAGCCTCGCCGCCATAGTCGGCGGCGTCGCCATCCATTCGCTCTACCGCCTCGGCTTCGCGGCAGTGGCTGGTGACGATTTCGCCGCAACGGGCATCCTCCAGCGGCTGATCTGGGAAGCGCTGCTGATCGGCGCTGGCTGGTTCGCGATGGGACGCGGGCTGAATGGCGCTGCCCGTCCGCTGGTCGTCGCGGGCGCTGCGCATGCCCTCTTCTACGGCCTCATCCTGCACAATCCCTTGTGGTCGGCGCAGGCGGTGGGAGCCTGGCCGTTCGTCAACCTCCTCGCCCCGCTCTTTCTGCTGCCGTGGCTCGGGCTGATGCGGATGCCGGCGTTTTTCGCCAAGGCGCCCGCATCGTTCGATCGCGCGATCCAGATCGCGACGATGCTGCTCGCGCTCGGCTTTGCATGGGCGACGCTTCGCCAGCTCTTCCACGGATCGCTGCTCGCGCAGCCGGGTGTCACCGACGCGGAAAATATCCTGCGTTCGATCCTCATCCTCGCGCTCGCGCTTGGTTTCCTGCTCTGGGGCATAAGGGCCAAGCGCCACGACTGGCGCATCGCGTCGCTGGTGCTGATGATCGGCGCGGCGGGCAAGGTCTTCCTGTTCGACGCCTCGGGGCTCGAAGGGCTCGCACGGATCGGCTCGTTCGTCGCGCTCGGGTTCAGCCTGATCGGCATCGGCTGGCTCTACAGCCGCCAACTCGCCCCCGACCGCGACAATGCCGCGCCAACGGCGGTCTGA
- a CDS encoding ABC transporter permease, producing MFGATLLLAFREIRRHLLRSFLTTLGIIIGVAAVITMVTLGNGVTASIQSQISSLGSNVLIVFPVRGDRGAPRPFKQDDIDAVRSQIAGVEDVSGSVSSSATAFHNGQSWQTSVQGVENAFLRARSVEVEEGRPFSNEEESAGKSVCLIGPKVRQAIFVAGASPLGAKVRLDNVSCTVVGLLKERGEGGGPDQDSDNVVMMPLKTVQRRFTGNDDLQYFVIKYDGAYASTTIQASLVALLRERRLLQGTAANDFNVVDTAQVNQALGAATGALTAMVAVIAGISLLVGGIGIMNIMLVSVTERTREIGIRLAIGALAREVQLQFLTEAVVLCCFGGVVGIALAFLLSWGMAGVIDVPFLFNPLVNALSFLFSALMGITFGFYPARRASKLDPIDALRHE from the coding sequence ATGTTCGGTGCGACGCTGCTGCTCGCCTTCCGCGAAATCCGGCGGCACTTGCTGCGCTCCTTCCTGACGACGCTCGGGATCATCATCGGCGTTGCGGCGGTGATTACGATGGTGACGCTGGGCAATGGCGTTACCGCGTCGATCCAGAGCCAGATTTCCTCGCTGGGGTCGAATGTGTTGATCGTCTTTCCGGTCCGCGGCGATCGCGGCGCGCCGCGGCCGTTCAAGCAGGACGATATCGACGCCGTGCGCAGCCAGATCGCCGGGGTCGAGGATGTGTCGGGCAGCGTATCGTCGAGCGCTACCGCCTTCCACAATGGGCAGAGCTGGCAGACGAGCGTGCAGGGCGTCGAAAACGCCTTCCTCCGCGCCCGGTCGGTCGAGGTCGAGGAGGGCCGTCCCTTTTCGAACGAGGAAGAGAGCGCGGGCAAAAGCGTATGCCTGATCGGGCCGAAGGTGCGGCAGGCGATTTTCGTCGCGGGCGCGAGCCCGCTCGGCGCGAAAGTCCGCCTCGACAATGTGTCGTGTACCGTGGTCGGCCTGCTCAAGGAACGCGGCGAGGGCGGCGGGCCCGACCAAGATAGCGACAATGTCGTGATGATGCCGCTGAAAACCGTGCAGCGGCGCTTCACCGGAAACGACGACCTGCAATATTTCGTGATCAAATATGACGGCGCCTATGCGAGTACGACGATCCAGGCCTCGCTTGTCGCCCTACTGCGCGAACGGCGGTTGCTTCAGGGGACGGCCGCCAATGATTTCAACGTCGTCGATACTGCGCAGGTCAATCAGGCTCTGGGCGCGGCGACCGGGGCGCTGACCGCAATGGTCGCGGTGATCGCGGGGATCAGCCTGCTCGTCGGTGGGATCGGCATCATGAACATCATGCTCGTCTCGGTGACCGAACGGACGCGCGAGATCGGCATTCGCCTCGCCATCGGTGCGCTTGCGCGCGAGGTCCAGCTTCAGTTCCTGACGGAAGCCGTTGTCCTCTGCTGCTTCGGCGGGGTCGTCGGCATCGCGCTCGCCTTCCTGCTGTCGTGGGGCATGGCCGGGGTGATCGACGTGCCCTTCCTGTTCAATCCGCTGGTCAACGCGCTGAGCTTTCTCTTTTCGGCGTTGATGGGGATCACCTTTGGCTTTTATCCCGCGCGACGGGCGTCGAAGCTCGACCCGATCGACGCGCTGCGGCACGAATAG
- a CDS encoding Leu/Phe/Val dehydrogenase, protein MVVRLARLAPPLECVRLYDLEAGLDGFIAIHSTALGPGAGGCRLWSYPDMKQALGDAVRLAEGMSYKNALAGLPLGGAKAVLRKPEGEFDRVALFRAFGRAVENLGGLYVTAEDVGTSVEDMQEVASVSRHVAGLPAVAGRAGGDPSPWTAKGVFESMQVAAEFALARDLAGLTVAVQGTGNVGADLCRRLAEAGARLVIADVNPARRDRLRAVHGAEVVDVSEIASVDADIFAPCALGGALDRETVGKLKARLVCGAANNQLATPDVAALLMERGIAYAPDYVVNAGGIINVSAEYLGEDEEDVKFRVAEIAPRVGALLERAAREGRSPALVADEMAEEVIAGAQREAA, encoded by the coding sequence ATGGTTGTCCGTCTTGCCCGTTTGGCCCCGCCGCTCGAATGCGTGCGGCTTTATGATCTCGAAGCGGGGCTCGACGGATTTATTGCGATCCATTCGACCGCATTGGGGCCGGGGGCGGGCGGCTGCCGCCTGTGGTCCTACCCCGATATGAAGCAGGCGCTGGGCGATGCCGTGCGGCTTGCCGAGGGCATGAGCTACAAGAATGCGCTTGCGGGCTTGCCGCTCGGCGGCGCGAAGGCGGTGTTGCGGAAACCTGAGGGCGAATTCGACCGGGTGGCGCTGTTCCGCGCTTTCGGCCGCGCGGTCGAAAATCTGGGCGGCCTGTATGTCACCGCCGAGGATGTCGGCACATCGGTCGAGGATATGCAGGAGGTTGCGTCGGTCTCGCGCCATGTCGCCGGGCTGCCCGCAGTGGCGGGACGCGCGGGAGGCGATCCGTCGCCCTGGACGGCCAAGGGCGTGTTCGAATCGATGCAGGTCGCGGCTGAATTTGCGCTGGCGCGCGATCTAGCGGGGCTGACGGTCGCGGTGCAGGGCACCGGCAATGTTGGCGCCGACCTTTGCCGCCGACTCGCCGAAGCCGGTGCGCGGCTGGTGATCGCTGACGTCAATCCGGCGCGCCGCGACCGACTGCGGGCAGTGCACGGCGCCGAGGTTGTCGATGTCTCCGAGATCGCGTCGGTCGATGCCGACATCTTCGCGCCTTGCGCGCTCGGCGGCGCGCTCGACCGCGAGACGGTCGGCAAGCTCAAGGCCAGGCTCGTCTGCGGCGCGGCGAACAACCAGCTTGCCACCCCCGATGTCGCGGCGCTGCTGATGGAGCGCGGGATCGCTTACGCCCCCGACTATGTCGTCAACGCGGGCGGGATCATCAATGTGTCGGCCGAATATCTGGGCGAGGACGAGGAGGATGTGAAGTTTCGCGTCGCCGAGATCGCGCCCCGCGTCGGCGCGCTGCTCGAGCGCGCCGCGCGCGAAGGCCGCTCGCCCGCGCTCGTCGCCGACGAGATGGCCGAAGAGGTGATCGCGGGTGCGCAGCGCGAGGCGGCGTGA
- a CDS encoding efflux transporter outer membrane subunit, with translation MRKAGMQWLIATGLVGGLAACAPIATQTAPRPAVVVPDRWSDGTDAQPAGVVKYWTRLNDPLVDSHVERALANNRDIAQAAARVAQARAGVRAARASFLPQIDASGGVRRDVGDLADDRLQFSLGADAQWEIDLFGRIGNNVAASRADLATADYGLADLQRLIVGQVAQVTVSARALAVQRSIARETLTIQDENLQIARWRLQAGLVSSLDVEQAAAQRAQTAASIPALERDFAQAANTISTLIGEPPGAVRAALAADFRPIPIPPETAGLDTPAAILRNRPDVRQAEAALLADTARIGVARAQLLPLVRLTGNIGTSSFGIGNLFDVVTGGLFAGVSQLIFDGGRARAQIAGAEAAAQASLAAWEQAILGALEDVESAAVALTAARERVLLFSTALEAANNAALLARSQYQSGLIDFQTLLTAENQLLGARNALAASEAEKANAFIVLNQALGGGAIDMNLGPDGGMTE, from the coding sequence ATGCGAAAAGCTGGAATGCAGTGGCTGATCGCTACGGGCCTTGTCGGCGGGCTTGCTGCCTGCGCCCCGATTGCGACGCAGACCGCTCCGCGGCCGGCGGTTGTGGTGCCCGATCGCTGGTCGGACGGTACGGACGCGCAGCCAGCCGGCGTCGTCAAATACTGGACCCGGCTCAACGATCCCTTGGTCGACAGCCATGTCGAGCGCGCGCTGGCGAACAACCGCGACATCGCACAGGCCGCCGCGCGCGTGGCGCAGGCGCGCGCCGGTGTGCGCGCCGCGCGCGCCAGCTTCCTGCCACAGATCGACGCCTCGGGCGGCGTCCGGCGCGATGTCGGCGACCTTGCCGACGACCGGTTGCAATTCTCGCTCGGCGCCGACGCGCAGTGGGAAATCGACCTGTTCGGCCGGATCGGCAACAATGTCGCGGCGTCGCGCGCCGATCTTGCGACGGCGGATTATGGCCTCGCCGATCTACAGCGACTGATCGTGGGACAGGTCGCGCAGGTGACGGTGTCGGCGCGCGCGCTGGCGGTGCAGCGCTCGATCGCGCGCGAAACGCTGACGATCCAGGACGAAAATCTGCAAATCGCGCGCTGGCGCCTGCAGGCCGGCCTCGTGTCCAGCCTCGACGTCGAGCAGGCGGCTGCGCAGCGTGCGCAGACCGCGGCGAGCATCCCCGCGCTCGAACGCGATTTCGCGCAGGCGGCAAATACCATCTCGACATTGATCGGCGAGCCGCCCGGTGCGGTGCGGGCGGCGCTCGCGGCCGATTTCCGCCCGATCCCCATCCCGCCCGAGACGGCGGGGCTCGACACGCCGGCGGCGATCCTACGTAACCGGCCCGACGTGCGTCAGGCCGAAGCGGCGCTGCTCGCCGACACCGCGCGCATCGGCGTCGCGCGCGCGCAGTTGCTGCCGCTGGTGCGGCTGACGGGCAATATCGGGACCTCGTCGTTCGGGATCGGCAATCTGTTCGACGTCGTCACCGGCGGTCTCTTCGCCGGGGTCAGCCAACTCATTTTCGACGGCGGACGCGCCCGTGCGCAGATCGCCGGGGCCGAGGCGGCGGCACAGGCGTCGCTCGCGGCGTGGGAGCAGGCGATCCTCGGCGCGCTCGAGGATGTCGAAAGCGCGGCGGTCGCGTTGACGGCGGCGCGCGAGCGGGTCCTGCTTTTCAGCACGGCGCTCGAGGCTGCGAATAATGCCGCCTTGCTAGCGCGTAGCCAATATCAGTCGGGACTGATCGATTTCCAGACGTTGCTCACGGCCGAGAACCAGCTGCTCGGCGCGCGCAACGCGCTCGCCGCCAGCGAGGCCGAAAAGGCCAACGCCTTTATCGTGCTGAACCAGGCGCTTGGCGGCGGGGCGATAGATATGAATTTGGGTCCGGACGGAGGAATGACAGAATGA
- a CDS encoding efflux RND transporter periplasmic adaptor subunit has product MTDAATHPQELDEFLGAKPQPRWRRWMKYWLPALLVLVVLLGVATCSRGSGEPEYITEKVAERALVLSVTATGNLRPTNQVEVGSEVSGKIDNIYVDVNDRVTKGQVLAQINTDVIEDQITQAQANLNAARAQVAQAQATLDVDRAQLARLENVFRISGGKVPSRVEFDQAKGAVKRDVAAVAAANANVRAVEAQLSTAVTNRNRAVIRSPVSGVVLARQVEPGQTVAASFNTPTLFILAEDLSAMQLRVEIDEADVGQVREGQGASFTVDAYPGRRFPARVERVDQASSNTASQASQQTAAATAGSNAVVSYEARLAVANSEGVLRPGMTATATIATGSTGKQLLVPNGALRFQPDAKEKGEASVLNPEIGLEKNEQRATIGAGSRQRVWVLQTDGKLKPIDVVTGESDGRLTAVTSKQLRAGMKVVTGKAAAPQ; this is encoded by the coding sequence ATGACCGATGCCGCGACCCATCCGCAGGAACTTGATGAATTCCTCGGTGCCAAGCCGCAACCGCGCTGGCGGCGCTGGATGAAATATTGGTTGCCGGCGTTGCTGGTGCTTGTGGTGCTCCTCGGCGTCGCGACCTGCTCGCGGGGCAGCGGCGAGCCCGAATATATCACCGAAAAGGTGGCCGAGCGCGCGCTGGTGCTCAGCGTGACGGCGACGGGCAATCTGCGCCCGACCAACCAGGTCGAGGTCGGGTCCGAAGTGTCGGGTAAGATCGACAATATCTATGTCGATGTGAACGACCGGGTGACCAAAGGGCAGGTGCTGGCGCAGATCAACACCGACGTGATCGAGGATCAGATCACGCAGGCGCAGGCCAACCTGAACGCCGCGCGCGCGCAGGTGGCGCAGGCGCAGGCGACGCTCGACGTCGACCGCGCGCAGCTCGCGCGGCTGGAAAATGTCTTCCGCATCTCGGGCGGCAAGGTGCCGTCGCGGGTCGAGTTCGATCAGGCGAAGGGCGCGGTCAAACGCGACGTCGCGGCAGTTGCCGCGGCGAATGCAAACGTCCGCGCGGTCGAGGCGCAGCTGTCGACTGCGGTCACCAACCGCAATCGCGCGGTGATCCGCTCACCCGTTTCGGGCGTCGTGCTCGCGCGGCAGGTCGAGCCGGGGCAGACCGTCGCGGCGAGCTTCAACACCCCGACCTTGTTCATCCTCGCCGAGGATCTCTCGGCGATGCAGCTTCGCGTCGAAATCGACGAAGCCGATGTCGGTCAGGTGCGCGAAGGGCAGGGGGCAAGCTTCACCGTCGACGCCTATCCGGGCCGCCGCTTTCCCGCGCGCGTCGAACGCGTCGATCAGGCGTCGAGCAACACCGCGTCGCAGGCGAGCCAGCAGACCGCCGCCGCTACCGCGGGCAGCAACGCCGTCGTCAGTTACGAAGCGCGGCTCGCGGTCGCCAATTCCGAGGGCGTGCTGCGACCGGGGATGACTGCCACCGCGACGATCGCCACCGGCAGCACAGGCAAGCAATTGCTCGTTCCCAACGGCGCACTGCGCTTCCAGCCCGACGCAAAGGAGAAGGGCGAGGCGAGCGTGCTCAATCCCGAAATCGGGCTCGAAAAGAATGAGCAGCGCGCGACGATCGGGGCGGGCAGCCGCCAGCGCGTCTGGGTGTTGCAGACCGACGGCAAGCTGAAGCCGATCGACGTCGTCACGGGCGAGAGCGACGGACGCCTGACCGCGGTGACGTCGAAGCAATTGCGTGCAGGCATGAAAGTCGTGACGGGCAAGGCGGCCGCGCCCCAGTGA
- a CDS encoding Lrp/AsnC family transcriptional regulator, giving the protein MTDLDPFEMKILRELQRDANQTTAEIAERVGLSVSPCWRRIDRLEREGFIKKRVAIIDRRKVGLNAHVFAQVKLNAHGRANLDEFSAAIQGFPEVLDAYVLMGTTDFMLRIVAKDIDAYERFFFDQLSKLPGVQEINSTVALSEIKATTELPL; this is encoded by the coding sequence ATGACCGATCTTGACCCTTTCGAGATGAAAATTCTCCGCGAATTGCAGCGTGACGCGAATCAAACGACGGCCGAGATTGCCGAGCGCGTCGGGCTGTCGGTGTCGCCATGCTGGCGCCGCATCGACCGCCTCGAGCGCGAGGGGTTCATCAAGAAGCGCGTCGCGATCATCGATCGGCGCAAGGTCGGGCTCAACGCGCATGTGTTTGCGCAGGTAAAGCTCAACGCCCACGGCCGCGCCAACCTCGACGAATTCAGCGCGGCGATCCAGGGATTCCCCGAGGTGCTCGATGCCTATGTGCTGATGGGCACGACCGATTTCATGCTGCGGATCGTCGCCAAGGACATCGACGCCTATGAACGCTTCTTCTTCGACCAGCTGAGCAAATTGCCGGGGGTGCAGGAAATCAACTCGACGGTGGCGCTGTCGGAGATCAAGGCGACGACCGAGCTGCCGCTTTAA
- a CDS encoding ABC transporter ATP-binding protein yields MTANPSSPPLIELEGITKTFGKGEAAFQALKGVDMRVERGDFVAVMGPSGSGKSTTMNVLGCLDVPTSGIFRFRGVEVQALDRDQRSLLRRRYLGFVFQGFNLLARTSAVENVELPLLYRGEKKAVRHAAAMRALDQVGLAPWAVHTPAELSGGQQQRVAIARALVTEPAVLLADEPTGNLDTERSIEIMQLLTRLNGEGITILMVTHEEEMAAFARTVVRFRDGLVESVEHRERAIAGEAG; encoded by the coding sequence GTGACCGCCAATCCGTCCTCGCCGCCGCTGATCGAGCTCGAAGGCATCACCAAGACCTTCGGCAAGGGCGAGGCGGCCTTTCAGGCGCTGAAGGGCGTCGACATGCGCGTCGAGCGCGGCGATTTCGTCGCGGTGATGGGGCCTTCGGGGTCGGGCAAGTCGACGACGATGAACGTCCTCGGCTGTCTCGACGTGCCGACGAGCGGCATCTTCCGCTTTCGCGGGGTCGAGGTGCAGGCGCTTGACCGCGACCAGCGCAGCCTGCTGCGCCGCCGATATCTCGGCTTTGTGTTTCAGGGCTTCAACCTGCTCGCGCGCACGTCGGCTGTCGAAAATGTCGAACTGCCCTTGCTTTATCGCGGCGAGAAAAAGGCGGTGCGCCATGCCGCCGCGATGCGCGCGCTCGATCAGGTCGGGCTCGCGCCATGGGCCGTTCATACTCCTGCCGAACTGTCGGGCGGCCAGCAACAGCGCGTCGCCATCGCGCGCGCGCTCGTCACCGAGCCCGCGGTGCTGCTCGCCGACGAGCCAACGGGCAATCTCGATACCGAACGCTCGATCGAGATCATGCAATTGCTCACGCGGCTGAACGGCGAAGGCATCACCATATTGATGGTCACGCACGAAGAGGAAATGGCGGCGTTCGCGCGCACCGTCGTGCGGTTCCGCGACGGCCTCGTCGAAAGTGTCGAGCATCGTGAACGCGCGATTGCCGGGGAGGCCGGCTGA
- a CDS encoding copper resistance protein B — MMRAAILLAGLSPLAVAAPVAAQSHHGGHQQPAPAKTDADPACSPEHAAMGHCTPKDLQADGPAGATGTDLPAGDAPAPSPPGDWYADRYFSKAEMDHSRHAMMIENGGQKTAFIAINLAEYQARKGRDGFRWEGEGWYGGDINRLTVKSEGEAVFGEGSESAELQFLYSRAIGPYFNAQGGIRQDLGHGPDRTYAAIGFEGLAPYWFETEGALFLSDKGNLLARIEGSYDQRITQKLILQPMAEVNFALQDVPESAIGSGLSDIELGLRLRYEIVRELAPYVGVEWARKVGDTARFARAAGDDPDSVSLDVGVKAWF; from the coding sequence ATGATGCGCGCCGCGATTCTGCTCGCCGGCCTGTCGCCGCTCGCCGTCGCCGCGCCTGTCGCGGCCCAGTCGCATCATGGCGGGCACCAGCAGCCAGCGCCCGCGAAAACGGATGCCGATCCCGCCTGTTCGCCCGAGCATGCGGCGATGGGGCATTGCACCCCCAAGGATCTTCAAGCCGACGGACCAGCGGGCGCCACCGGGACCGATTTGCCCGCGGGCGATGCGCCCGCACCATCGCCGCCCGGCGACTGGTATGCCGACCGCTATTTTTCCAAGGCCGAGATGGATCATTCGCGCCACGCTATGATGATCGAGAATGGCGGCCAGAAGACCGCGTTCATCGCCATCAACCTCGCCGAATATCAGGCGCGCAAAGGGCGCGACGGTTTCCGGTGGGAGGGTGAGGGCTGGTATGGCGGCGACATCAATCGCCTCACAGTAAAAAGCGAAGGCGAAGCGGTCTTTGGCGAAGGCTCCGAAAGCGCCGAACTGCAATTTCTCTACAGTCGTGCCATCGGGCCCTATTTCAATGCGCAGGGCGGCATCCGGCAGGATCTGGGGCATGGACCTGACCGCACTTACGCAGCGATCGGCTTCGAAGGCTTGGCGCCCTACTGGTTCGAGACCGAAGGCGCGCTGTTCCTGTCGGACAAGGGCAATCTGCTCGCACGGATCGAAGGCTCCTACGATCAGCGCATTACCCAGAAACTGATCCTGCAGCCGATGGCCGAAGTCAATTTTGCGCTGCAGGACGTCCCCGAAAGCGCGATCGGTTCGGGTCTTTCCGATATCGAGCTCGGCCTGCGGCTCCGCTACGAGATCGTTCGCGAGTTGGCGCCCTATGTCGGGGTCGAATGGGCGCGGAAGGTCGGCGACACCGCGCGCTTCGCTCGCGCGGCCGGTGACGATCCCGATAGCGTCAGCCTGGATGTCGGGGTGAAGGCGTGGTTCTGA